The following proteins are encoded in a genomic region of Sorangiineae bacterium MSr12523:
- a CDS encoding alpha/beta hydrolase gives MRFLSFCLAFALSLATGCSGGNSKPPATVLSQTGRQSVLIEGVSIVYHVHGSGPVVFAHPGGPGAEWSYLRMPEVEKVATVVYIEPMGSGASGNLPDPNGYTFARYAAFVDGVRAHLGVDRFVLLGHSHGGFVAQTYALAYPEHLRGLILYDTSPTTGAEWQKDVESNLKWFEHEPWFAEAKAGLAQETSVKTDDEMTAVFRREMPLYFADWTGRQKEYEPLRAQVRFAVAPTKSGVDPSAPADVGVTNLFDVRPRLGEIKAPTLVIVGTKDFICSRRWANALHEGIHGSNLVVLEKSGHMGHIEEPRAHARAIAEFLASLPP, from the coding sequence ATGAGATTCCTCTCGTTCTGTCTGGCATTCGCGTTATCCCTCGCGACCGGTTGCAGCGGTGGAAATTCGAAGCCGCCGGCCACGGTCCTTTCGCAGACGGGTCGACAATCCGTGCTCATCGAGGGCGTTTCAATCGTCTATCACGTGCACGGGAGCGGCCCCGTCGTATTCGCGCACCCCGGCGGCCCGGGTGCCGAGTGGTCATATCTACGCATGCCCGAGGTCGAGAAGGTGGCGACCGTCGTGTACATCGAGCCCATGGGATCGGGTGCCTCGGGGAATCTTCCCGATCCGAATGGCTACACGTTCGCGCGCTACGCGGCCTTCGTCGATGGGGTGCGCGCGCATCTGGGGGTGGACCGCTTCGTCCTGCTGGGGCATTCGCACGGCGGATTCGTGGCGCAGACGTATGCGCTCGCGTACCCCGAGCACCTGCGCGGGCTGATTCTTTACGACACATCGCCAACGACGGGCGCCGAGTGGCAAAAAGACGTCGAATCGAACTTGAAATGGTTCGAGCACGAGCCCTGGTTCGCCGAGGCCAAAGCCGGATTGGCCCAAGAGACGAGCGTCAAGACGGACGACGAGATGACGGCCGTCTTTCGTCGGGAGATGCCTTTGTACTTCGCCGACTGGACCGGGCGACAAAAGGAGTACGAGCCACTGCGTGCGCAAGTGCGTTTTGCCGTCGCACCGACCAAAAGCGGTGTGGATCCCTCGGCCCCGGCCGATGTGGGCGTGACGAACCTGTTCGATGTGCGCCCGCGCCTCGGTGAAATCAAGGCCCCCACCTTGGTTATCGTGGGCACCAAGGATTTCATCTGCTCGCGGCGATGGGCCAATGCTCTTCACGAGGGCATTCACGGCTCGAATCTCGTCGTTCTGGAGAAGAGCGGCCATATGGGTCACATCGAAGAGCCCCGCGCGCACGCCCGCGCCATCGCCGAATTCCTTGCGTCCCTGCCACCGTAG
- a CDS encoding GNAT family N-acetyltransferase, translating into MSTLRMPILETERLMIRPFVEADLEACHELLDREGGEGRSLDARKRWLEWTMASYEELDALHQPPYGDRAIVRKGEHRPIGACGLAPCILPLARLLDPTASPSDEGYTPEVGLYYALFSRQRGQGYATEVARTLADWALRNLHLARIIATTTHDNAPSKRVMERIGMRITRNPRPEPPWLQVVGILPNR; encoded by the coding sequence ATGAGCACCTTGCGCATGCCCATCCTCGAGACCGAGCGTCTCATGATTCGTCCTTTCGTCGAGGCCGATCTCGAGGCCTGCCACGAGCTGCTCGATCGCGAGGGCGGAGAGGGTCGCTCTCTGGATGCGCGCAAGCGGTGGCTCGAGTGGACGATGGCGAGCTACGAGGAGCTCGATGCGTTGCACCAGCCGCCCTATGGCGATCGCGCCATCGTGCGAAAAGGCGAACATCGTCCCATCGGGGCATGCGGCCTCGCCCCGTGCATCCTGCCGCTGGCCAGGCTCCTCGACCCGACGGCGTCCCCATCGGACGAGGGCTACACACCCGAGGTGGGGCTCTATTATGCGTTATTCTCGCGCCAACGTGGGCAAGGCTACGCCACGGAGGTCGCGCGGACACTTGCCGACTGGGCACTGCGCAACCTGCATCTCGCGCGCATCATTGCCACGACGACCCATGACAATGCACCGTCGAAACGCGTGATGGAGCGAATCGGTATGCGCATCACACGAAACCCTCGCCCCGAGCCACCCTGGCTGCAGGTCGTCGGTATCTTGCCCAACAGGTAA